One genomic region from Leguminivora glycinivorella isolate SPB_JAAS2020 chromosome 8, LegGlyc_1.1, whole genome shotgun sequence encodes:
- the LOC125229134 gene encoding uncharacterized protein LOC125229134, giving the protein MSLDNLVWGCCSLGIADNKYICCEKCGTAYHLDCIPVGRNCDEGQGGDVAVPTNWCCPVCMSQKPYAAKRDNTPVHSNVSNVTVRPQKRQAMNSPPATATSPVQLMSRDDIRDIINECLSNTEDKLKWHFKTELDPIKKDMAEMDASIKFISKQYEDMRVSQTNINKSISELQAENIDSKATIQDLSTRINHLEQRARATNIELQCVPENKSENIMQIVTRIGTVIQYPLKSEHIHSCSRIAKLNKTNNRPRSIVVQFNNQKTRDQYLAAVSNYNKSNPEDKLNSSHIGLDGTKAPIYIVEHLSTATKALHAAARKLAKEKSYKHIWTRDGRVYVRKTDTSEYIFIRDQEALRKIV; this is encoded by the coding sequence ATGTCTCTAGATAATCTCGTTTGGGGCTGCTGTTCGCTTGGAATAGCAGATAACAAATACATTTGCTGCGAGAAATGTGGAACGGCGTATCACTTGGACTGTATTCCAGTGGGACGGAATTGCGACGAGGGCCAGGGCGGCGACGTGGCTGTACCCACAAACTGGTGCTGCCCAGTATGCATGAGCCAAAAACCGTATGCCGCTAAACGAGATAACACACCAGTGCATTCTAACGTCAGTAACGTCACCGTAAGACCTCAGAAACGTCAAGCAATGAACTCGCCGCCGGCGACGGCCACGTCTCCCGTACAACTAATGTCGCGCGACGATATTCGTGACATTATCAATGAATGTCTGTCCAACACAGAGGATAAATTAAAGTGGCACTTTAAGACAGAGTTAGACCCCATTAAAAAAGATATGGCAGAAATGGACGCTTCAATAAAGTTCATATCTAAACAATACGAGGACATGCGTGTAAGTCAAACCAATATTAATAAATCAATAAGTGAACTACAAGCTGAAAATATAGATTCCAAGGCCACCATTCAGGATCTTTCCACCAGAATCAACCATTTGGAGCAGCGTGCTCGGGCAACCAACATTGAACTCCAATGTGTACCAGAGAATAAAAGTGAAAATATCATGCAAATAGTCACCAGAATCGGCACAGTTATCCAATATCCTTTGAAATCTGAGCATATCCACAGTTGCAGCCGCATCGCTAAGCTAAACAAAACTAACAATCGACCGCGATCAATCGTTGTCCAATTTAATAACCAGAAGACCCGCGACCAATACTTAGCTGCTGTGAGTAACTACAATAAATCAAACCCAGAAGATAAGCTGAATAGCAGTCATATTGGGCTCGATGGAACCAAGGCGCCCATATATATAGTTGAGCACCTATCTACAGCAACCAAGGCACTACATGCTGCAGCTCGAAAGCTGGCTAAGGAAAAATCCTACAAGCATATCTGGACCCGCGATGGCCGTGTTTATGTCCGCAAGACAGATACCTCAGAATACATTTTTATAAGAGACCAGGAGGCTCTGCGTaaaatagtataa